In one Myxocyprinus asiaticus isolate MX2 ecotype Aquarium Trade chromosome 1, UBuf_Myxa_2, whole genome shotgun sequence genomic region, the following are encoded:
- the hmgb3a gene encoding high mobility group protein B3a, translating into MAKGDPRKPKGKMSSYAYFIQTCREEHKKKTPEIPVSFSEFSKRCSGRWKAMSDKEKSRFEDMAKQDKVRYDQEMMHYMPGKKGKKKDPNAPKRPCSGFFLFCSEHRPQIKAQYPSLGIGDVAKKLGEMWNNLTDSNKQPYLIKANKLKDKYQKDVADYKTKGKVGGVSMGMGMGMMGNCMAPKPMMKSNMDHEDDDEEDEEEDDDDFDDDE; encoded by the exons ATGGCAAAAGGGGACCCCAGGAAACCCAAGGGCAAGATGTCCTCTTATGCCTACTTCATTCAGACATGCCGAGaggagcacaaaaagaaaacccCAGAGATTCCGGTCAGCTTTTCAGAATTCTCCAAAAGGTGCTCTGGAAGATGGAAG GCAATGTCAGATAAAGAGAAATCCAGGTTTGAGGACATGGCCAAACAGGATAAAGTGCGTTACGATCAAGAGATGATGCACTACATGCCTGGCAAGAAAGGCAAAAAGAAGGATCCCAATGCCCCCAAGAGACCATG CTCTGGATTTTTCCTATTCTGCTCGGAGCACCGTCCACAAATCAAAGCTCAGTACCCCAGCTTGGGTATTGGAGATGTGGCCAAAAAACTAGGCGAGATGTGGAACAACCTCACAGATTCCAACAAACAACCCTACTTGATAAAGGCCAACAAGCTTAAGGACAAGTATCAAAAG GATGTTGCTGACTACAAGACAAAAGGCAAGGTTGGAGGTGTGTCTATGGGAATGGGAATGGGAATGATGGGCAACTGTATGGCTCCAAAACCCATGATGAAGAGCAATATGGAtcatgaagatgatgatgaggaaGATGAAGAAGAGGACGATGATGATTTTGATGATGATGAATAg